In Zingiber officinale cultivar Zhangliang chromosome 6A, Zo_v1.1, whole genome shotgun sequence, a single genomic region encodes these proteins:
- the LOC121996486 gene encoding protein DJ-1 homolog C-like isoform X2 gives MAAMGFSPFDYASLSVRAQRPAVNSKRPAAARASSSLNTAPTSAPLPSLKKKVLVPIGMGTEEMEAVILVDVLRRAGAEVFMASVETELMVEASSGTNLVADVCIDECADEVFDLVALPGGMPGSVRLRDCEVLRRITVRQAEEKRLYGAICAAPAVALMHWGLHKRKQVTCHPAFMDKLPTFRAVKSNILVSGELTTSRGPGTSFEFALSFVEQLFGHDVAVGLGGRLLLPTHCCQERKKEFNNVDWSLEHTPNVLIPIANGSEEMEVVMLVDILRRAKVNVTVASVEKSKRIIGSQNIKLMADLSITDSSKPIYDLIILPGGTAGVERFQKSRILKKLLQEQMKAGRIYGGICSSPIILHNQGLLKDKLATAHPAAIAKLTGNVTENSGVVIDGKVITGKDVDKKITLA, from the exons ATGGCTGCCATGGGGTTCTCACCGTTCGACTACGCGTCTCTCTCCGTTCGAGCGCAGCGGCCGGCGGTGAACTCTAAGCGTCCTGCAGCAGCTAGGGCATCGTCCTCCCTCAATACGGCGCCCACTTCTGCTCCCCTCCCTTCTCTCAAGAAGAAGGTCCTTGTCCCTATTGGGATGGGCACGGAGGAGATGGAAGCTGTCATCTTGGTGGACGTCCTCCGCCGGGCTGGTGCTGAAGTTTTCATGGCTTCTGTAGAGACGGAATTGATGGTGGAGGCCTCCTCGGGGACCAATCTGGTGGCAGACGTTTGCATTGATGAGTGCGCTGATGAGGTGTTCGATCTCGTCGCACTGCCG GGAGGAATGCCAGGCTCAGTCCGCTTAAGAGATTGTGAAGTTCTTCGTAGGATAACAGTGAGACAGGCAGAGGAGAAAAGGTTATATGGTGCCATATGTGCTGCTCCTGCTGTTGCTTTGATGCACTGGGGTCTTCATAAGAGAAAGCAG GTCACTTGCCATCCAGCTTTTATGGATAAGCTTCCTACCTTTCGGGCTGTGAAATCCAACATCCTAGTCTCTGGAGAGCTCACTACAAGTCGTGGTCCTGGCACATCCTTTGAATTTGCCCTATCATTTGTTGAACAGCTCTTTGGTCATGATGTGGCTGTAGGTCTTGGAGGTAGGCTG TTGCTTCCAACTCATTGTTGCCAAGAACGAAAGAAAGAATTCAATAATGTTGACTGGTCCCTTGAACATACTCCAAAT GTTCTTATTCCAATTGCTAACGGCTCAGAAGAAATGGAGGTTGTAATGCTGGTGGATATCTTGAGGCGAGCAAAGGTGAATGTTACAGTTGCCTCAGTTGAAAAATCCAAACGGATAATTGGTTCTCAAAACATAAAACTAATGGCGGACTTATCAATTACGGATTCTTCGAAGCCAATATATGATCTTATCATTCTTCCT GGAGGAACTGCTGGAGTTGAGCGATTTCAGAAGTCTAGAATCCTGAAGAAATTACTACAGGAACAAATGAAAGCAGGAAGAATATATGGTGGCATCTGCTCATCTCCAATAATACTACATAACCAAGGCTTGCTGAAG GATAAACTTGCTACAGCTCATCCTGCTGCCATTGCGAAGTTAACTGGCAATGTCACTGAAAATAGCGGAGTGGTAATAGATGGGAAGGTCATTACTGGAAAAG ATGTTGATAAGAAGATTACATTAGCATAG
- the LOC121996486 gene encoding protein DJ-1 homolog C-like isoform X1, which yields MAAMGFSPFDYASLSVRAQRPAVNSKRPAAARASSSLNTAPTSAPLPSLKKKVLVPIGMGTEEMEAVILVDVLRRAGAEVFMASVETELMVEASSGTNLVADVCIDECADEVFDLVALPGGMPGSVRLRDCEVLRRITVRQAEEKRLYGAICAAPAVALMHWGLHKRKQVTCHPAFMDKLPTFRAVKSNILVSGELTTSRGPGTSFEFALSFVEQLFGHDVAVGLGGRLLLPTHCCQERKKEFNNVDWSLEHTPNVLIPIANGSEEMEVVMLVDILRRAKVNVTVASVEKSKRIIGSQNIKLMADLSITDSSKPIYDLIILPGGTAGVERFQKSRILKKLLQEQMKAGRIYGGICSSPIILHNQGLLKDKLATAHPAAIAKLTGNVTENSGVVIDGKVITGKGLCTVIDFSLAIISKLFGNGRARSVAEGIVFKYSGS from the exons ATGGCTGCCATGGGGTTCTCACCGTTCGACTACGCGTCTCTCTCCGTTCGAGCGCAGCGGCCGGCGGTGAACTCTAAGCGTCCTGCAGCAGCTAGGGCATCGTCCTCCCTCAATACGGCGCCCACTTCTGCTCCCCTCCCTTCTCTCAAGAAGAAGGTCCTTGTCCCTATTGGGATGGGCACGGAGGAGATGGAAGCTGTCATCTTGGTGGACGTCCTCCGCCGGGCTGGTGCTGAAGTTTTCATGGCTTCTGTAGAGACGGAATTGATGGTGGAGGCCTCCTCGGGGACCAATCTGGTGGCAGACGTTTGCATTGATGAGTGCGCTGATGAGGTGTTCGATCTCGTCGCACTGCCG GGAGGAATGCCAGGCTCAGTCCGCTTAAGAGATTGTGAAGTTCTTCGTAGGATAACAGTGAGACAGGCAGAGGAGAAAAGGTTATATGGTGCCATATGTGCTGCTCCTGCTGTTGCTTTGATGCACTGGGGTCTTCATAAGAGAAAGCAG GTCACTTGCCATCCAGCTTTTATGGATAAGCTTCCTACCTTTCGGGCTGTGAAATCCAACATCCTAGTCTCTGGAGAGCTCACTACAAGTCGTGGTCCTGGCACATCCTTTGAATTTGCCCTATCATTTGTTGAACAGCTCTTTGGTCATGATGTGGCTGTAGGTCTTGGAGGTAGGCTG TTGCTTCCAACTCATTGTTGCCAAGAACGAAAGAAAGAATTCAATAATGTTGACTGGTCCCTTGAACATACTCCAAAT GTTCTTATTCCAATTGCTAACGGCTCAGAAGAAATGGAGGTTGTAATGCTGGTGGATATCTTGAGGCGAGCAAAGGTGAATGTTACAGTTGCCTCAGTTGAAAAATCCAAACGGATAATTGGTTCTCAAAACATAAAACTAATGGCGGACTTATCAATTACGGATTCTTCGAAGCCAATATATGATCTTATCATTCTTCCT GGAGGAACTGCTGGAGTTGAGCGATTTCAGAAGTCTAGAATCCTGAAGAAATTACTACAGGAACAAATGAAAGCAGGAAGAATATATGGTGGCATCTGCTCATCTCCAATAATACTACATAACCAAGGCTTGCTGAAG GATAAACTTGCTACAGCTCATCCTGCTGCCATTGCGAAGTTAACTGGCAATGTCACTGAAAATAGCGGAGTGGTAATAGATGGGAAGGTCATTACTGGAAAAGGTCTGTGTACCGTAATCGATTTTTCTTTGGCCATTATAAGCAAGTTATTTGGAAATGGACGGGCAAGAAGTGTAGCTGAAGGGATTGTGTTCAAGTACTCAGGGTCCTGA
- the LOC121996486 gene encoding protein DJ-1 homolog C-like isoform X3: MPGSVRLRDCEVLRRITVRQAEEKRLYGAICAAPAVALMHWGLHKRKQVTCHPAFMDKLPTFRAVKSNILVSGELTTSRGPGTSFEFALSFVEQLFGHDVAVGLGGRLLLPTHCCQERKKEFNNVDWSLEHTPNVLIPIANGSEEMEVVMLVDILRRAKVNVTVASVEKSKRIIGSQNIKLMADLSITDSSKPIYDLIILPGGTAGVERFQKSRILKKLLQEQMKAGRIYGGICSSPIILHNQGLLKDKLATAHPAAIAKLTGNVTENSGVVIDGKVITGKGLCTVIDFSLAIISKLFGNGRARSVAEGIVFKYSGS, encoded by the exons ATGCCAGGCTCAGTCCGCTTAAGAGATTGTGAAGTTCTTCGTAGGATAACAGTGAGACAGGCAGAGGAGAAAAGGTTATATGGTGCCATATGTGCTGCTCCTGCTGTTGCTTTGATGCACTGGGGTCTTCATAAGAGAAAGCAG GTCACTTGCCATCCAGCTTTTATGGATAAGCTTCCTACCTTTCGGGCTGTGAAATCCAACATCCTAGTCTCTGGAGAGCTCACTACAAGTCGTGGTCCTGGCACATCCTTTGAATTTGCCCTATCATTTGTTGAACAGCTCTTTGGTCATGATGTGGCTGTAGGTCTTGGAGGTAGGCTG TTGCTTCCAACTCATTGTTGCCAAGAACGAAAGAAAGAATTCAATAATGTTGACTGGTCCCTTGAACATACTCCAAAT GTTCTTATTCCAATTGCTAACGGCTCAGAAGAAATGGAGGTTGTAATGCTGGTGGATATCTTGAGGCGAGCAAAGGTGAATGTTACAGTTGCCTCAGTTGAAAAATCCAAACGGATAATTGGTTCTCAAAACATAAAACTAATGGCGGACTTATCAATTACGGATTCTTCGAAGCCAATATATGATCTTATCATTCTTCCT GGAGGAACTGCTGGAGTTGAGCGATTTCAGAAGTCTAGAATCCTGAAGAAATTACTACAGGAACAAATGAAAGCAGGAAGAATATATGGTGGCATCTGCTCATCTCCAATAATACTACATAACCAAGGCTTGCTGAAG GATAAACTTGCTACAGCTCATCCTGCTGCCATTGCGAAGTTAACTGGCAATGTCACTGAAAATAGCGGAGTGGTAATAGATGGGAAGGTCATTACTGGAAAAGGTCTGTGTACCGTAATCGATTTTTCTTTGGCCATTATAAGCAAGTTATTTGGAAATGGACGGGCAAGAAGTGTAGCTGAAGGGATTGTGTTCAAGTACTCAGGGTCCTGA